The Parambassis ranga chromosome 4, fParRan2.1, whole genome shotgun sequence genome includes the window GCACTGTGAACATAACATACCGTAACAATACACAGCTGCCATCAAAAGTGCGATGCGAACAGTCACATGGTTCTCAAGCTTCTCCCATCATAATTGATCAATCTAGATCAGAGCTAATAGCTTGTTTGCTTTGAATGCAtcacccccctctctccctctctctctctcgtttgTTGTCAAAGGAGGAAACAGTACAGGTTCCCTGTAAAGTGCTTCAAAATGTCGTTCAGAGACCTACAGAGTAAGTGAGATTGACTTTCTGCTCTTTATTAAAACTTAAGTAAAAAACCGTAACTGGACTTGTGTCTTATTGAAAAGATTTCACAGAAATGATGAGGGCATTGGGCTACCCTCGCTTGATTTCTATGGAGAACTTCAGAACACCCAACTTCACTCTTGTGGCCGAAATCCTAATATGGCTTGTAAAGAGGTGTGTATGAGTTTTAAACTTCTTCATAAGAAATTCTATAACTATCTAAATGTCCggtttgtttggtttgtctTTCTACTTTAAGATATGAGCCTCATATGGATATCCCCACTGATGTAGACACAGAGTCAGACAGAATATTCTTCATCAAGGCTGTGGCTCAGTTCATGGTGACTTTCtgctttgtcttgtgtttttttattagaaacTGAAGGTCTGCTATTGATCATGCTTAACCATCGTCTCATCTGGTTTTAGGCAACAAAGGCTCACATCAAGTTAAACACTAAGCGTCTTTACCAGGCTGATGGCTATGCAGTGAAAGAGCTGCTGAAGATCACCACAGTACTGTACAGTGCAATGAAAACCAAGCAGATGGCTCTGGGagacagagctgaggaggacacCAACAAGTTTAAGTTTGACCTTGGCTCACGGGTAAGGTGCACTTTTTAATTTCACATCAACAATACCATCAGTGACTTCTACAATTGATTTcgtcttcttttttcttctccttatATTTTATACAGATAGAATAGAACACATCATGTTTATTGATCGGGTGTCCATATGTCTTGACTTTAGATTTCAGATCTGAAAACAGCTCGACAGCTTGCATCAGAGGTCACATCTAAAGGAGCATCTCTGTATGATTTACTGGGAAAAGAAGTGGACCTAAGGGTGAGACAAAACACAAATGACTCATGGCACAGGTAGACATGATTATTTCacccagtttttatttatttatgttaaagAGAAGTCTCTTTTCCTCAGGGTTTTCTATTATTTAATAAACCTCTGTCTACATTAGCATCAGATAGATAACAGCTTACAACACTTGccttgtctttgtttgttttcatgacaCTCACAGGAAATGAGAACCGCAGCCATTGCAAGACCTCTAGAGATCAATGAGACTGAAAAGGCCTTGAGAGCTGCCATCAAGGAGGTTTTGGTCTGTATTTATCCTGACAGgtttccatttcattttcaatgtgtttgtttggtcAATATATTGAGTCTGCTTTTACATCTTTTGTATCAAAGGAAAGCGTGGAAAAGACCAAAGATATGTTGAACAATGTGGTTTCTGATAAGAACAGTCTGGATGCCAAGATagaaaagaagaagcaggagctggagaggaCTCGGAAGAGGATGCAGACACTTCAGAGTGTTAGGTACGATTATTCTTTGAGCTTATAGCTGTTTTAAGTTCTCAGTTCCCGCAGTTATTTAGGTGCAGGTAAGTGAATTTTTGTTCTTCATCTCTTAGGCCAGCATTCATGGATGAATATGAGAAGAtagaagaagagctgcagaagcAATATGGTATCTATGTGGAGATGTTCAGGAACCTCACCTTCCTGGAGTCACAACTGGATGAATACCATCGACTGGAACAAGAGAGGTTTGAGGTGTGTGGGGTATATAGAACACTTTTGACTCAGACTGCTAAACTCTATTAATCTGcacatgttgtttttaaagtggtAAAAGATGGAGACTAGTTGGTGCCGTTCTGCTAAACTTCAATAGAAATATGAGGGAATGGAGAGATGATAAaataatgatgaatgaatgCTTGGAAATTGTATGAAACATGTTATGTCTTCTCTGCAGGAAGCTGAAAACAATATGAGGTTGACGCAACAGAAaataagagaggaagagagggatcAGATGAAGAGTTcttgtgagacacacacaaactaaaagcaaaaaaatcaCATGATCACAAACAATTTGTATAGTCTTAATCATTTGttttataaaacatgttttctgcagTGAAAGATGAGGACTCTGACATGGATGTCCCAGAAGATGAAGGCTCAGACAGCGACATAGAAGAATCCCGGCCTTCTAAGCCACGACCCACACGAAACGGCATCATGACAGGTATGCACACAACCGGTAACCACTTCTTTGTTGAATTTTTATCTTAAATGTGGCTTTCTGAAATAAATTCACATCACAATggctttgttctgtttttgtttttttattcagggAGAGGAGCACGTTTCATTGGGAACATGCAGGGCGGTGACAGTGACGAGGTTAGTAATGTCAGCCATCAATACATAAGTCTCACTTCCTTCACTTCTTCTCATCATTACTTTGAACACAAAACTTGATGATTGAAAGTCTGCTCTGATTTTGCTCCCTGTGGCTGTTGACTCCTATATTTGACCTTAAATTGCCATGTTTACACAGCAATCATGTACACCATCAGTTTATCACACCATCTAGCTTGATtggtgtgtgtaaatgtaactttttttctGTCGTAAGGCCTTTTTAGCAGTTTCCAGAAGGTCAGTCCCTCATGCTAAAAAGCAGCGGAAAGGAAAGGTTTGTGCAGGACCAGGATCTAGTTTTACTCCCTCTTTCTCTATGTGTATTTAGGAGAAAAATCCTTGTCAAAATTGTCTGAGCGACAAGGAAAAGTTCCACACGTTCCAAAGTTTCACCACCACGTTGCTTAGTGTAAATACTAGTACGGTTAGCAAGGTGGAGTAGAAGCAGAAGTAAGTATgtaaatacagtatgtgcaaAGCCTGTAGAACAATAGCTGTACATGTGACATTGACATTGTTTGGTATTGACTATCATATCATATGTTATAGAGGGAAATTAAGTAGTCTGTAACACTGGTGAAGCTGGAATCATGTGCGGATTTTTCCTTTAAATTCTGTAAAGATACAGTATAGTACACAACTAGACACTAAATTAGTTCTGTACTCTGTGCTGGTATTATAGAATAATAGACCCTTTAGATGTGTTTAGAAAAGAAATCCTGTCTTCCacaatgtgtctgtctgtagttGCACAAAAAAGTAACGGtacacatgttaaaaaaaaaataccttatTAAATTTGTGTGCGTTGGCTCTTTTAGACTGAAGACAGTGAGATTGATgtggatgaagatgatgaggaagatgatgaaggtgaagaggaggaagaggaggaggagagcaaggATCTGGAGGATGACAGTTTAGAGGGCTCATTGTCTCGGGGTAACCGTCCATCCAGGGGAGGGGTGAGGCCCCCTCTGCTGGAGGAAAGTGACAATGACTTCTGATTATAGAAAAAATGCATACAGATAAGCTCCTGCAGGTTTTATATTCAATCTCAAATTACACTATTTACACAACAGCAAGTACCCTTTTATCAAAGGGTAccctctatatatatatatacgtaatAATACTTCTGTAAAGTctatattaatataaaatattaagaaTAACAATATTACAATCGTCTGTGTCTGTACAAGGATGACAACATTTTTCTTACAGTTATGTTGTATGGCTACACACTGtacatttacaataaataaagtggTATATTTGAACAATCCGTGTGTCTAATATATAAAAGAACTGACTGCCAAATTTATTAaataggtttaaaaaaaactcgTGAGGAAAATCAACTGTCGATCGTGATGTCATCAATGTGCGCGCAGGTttctgggaggaggaggtggcagaTGCCAATTcgaaacaacaataaaaagtcGTCTGTGCACGACCTGGTTTTCCTCTCGTACtggtatgtgtttttattttatacaaatataaaatgtgatGATTATCATCATAGCTAAATGTATGTAAAGTAACGGTATGTAACGCTTAGTACAGTGGCTAGCTGGTTTTTTCAGTCTTTCCGTAGCTAGCAAATGCTAACTAGCTACACTCAGGCATACACACAGGCATACTGcagtttcattattttatttatgttatagCCTTTTGACAAGTGTGTTCACTGACCCCACGTCTTGCTCGTCAATATAGCATTGTCTTTTTAAATTTGCACATTATATGTAGATATTTATATAGCAATTTACTATTTAGCGTAAGATCTagctatgttttttttaaaaaagaactgCTGCACAGTACGATTATGTAAACATATCATCGAgtgataaatattaaatatacatGTCCACATTACCACATTGACAGAATTTTAGGCAGAGTCCTAAATGAAATGAACTTACATCAttatgttgtgtgtatgttacGTTAAAATGTGTTGACTGTCACACTCTTGATTGGTCTCCTGAATTCTTTTCAGCTAAAAGGCAGCTGTTGGGATGCCAAAGAAGTTCCAAGGTGAGAACTCCAAGGCGGTCACAGCCAAAGCCCGCAAGGCTGAAGCCAAGGCGGTTGCAGACGCCCgcaagaagaaggaagaagaagatgctctgtgGCAGGAGACTGATAAACATGTACTCAAAAAAGAGCAGAGGAAGGTGAGTGGTCTCTCAAACCAATGTCTAGTTCAATGTGTTGAACTGCACTAACTTATGTTTGGACAGTCATTAATGTTACATTGTTATTGttgacaaaaacatacacaataGAAATAATGGCAAAACTAAGCTAAGCTGTTACAGTATTTGCTGTACCTGTACCAAAATGCTGCTTTTATACATGTAGTCGACAAAAACGTAAAAAGTTTGTATTTTGAGCACATGAGATCAGGAACTCATCTATGAACAATTTTCTGCCATTATAGGATgacaaagagaagaggaggttGGAAGCCCttgagaggaagaaggaaaa containing:
- the cluap1 gene encoding clusterin-associated protein 1 homolog is translated as MSFRDLQNFTEMMRALGYPRLISMENFRTPNFTLVAEILIWLVKRYEPHMDIPTDVDTESDRIFFIKAVAQFMATKAHIKLNTKRLYQADGYAVKELLKITTVLYSAMKTKQMALGDRAEEDTNKFKFDLGSRISDLKTARQLASEVTSKGASLYDLLGKEVDLREMRTAAIARPLEINETEKALRAAIKEVLESVEKTKDMLNNVVSDKNSLDAKIEKKKQELERTRKRMQTLQSVRPAFMDEYEKIEEELQKQYGIYVEMFRNLTFLESQLDEYHRLEQERFEEAENNMRLTQQKIREEERDQMKSSLKDEDSDMDVPEDEGSDSDIEESRPSKPRPTRNGIMTGRGARFIGNMQGGDSDETEDSEIDVDEDDEEDDEGEEEEEEEESKDLEDDSLEGSLSRGNRPSRGGVRPPLLEESDNDF